CGTGCAGGGCAAGCCGATCGTCAACTCGATCTCCCTCAAGGAGGGCGAGGCGGCCTTCGTCGAGCAGGCGCGCCGGTGCCGGCGCTACGGTGCCGCCGCGGTCGTGATGGCCTTCGACGAGGACGGGCAGGCCGACAACCTGCAGCGCCGCCAGGAGATCTGCGCGCGCGCCTACCGGATCCTCGTCGAGCAGGTGGGCTTCCCGCCCGAGGACATCATCTTCGACCCCAACGTCTTCGCGGTCGCCACCGGGATCGAGGAGCACGCGGCGTACGGTCGGGACTTCATCGAGGCGACGCGCTGGATCAAGCAGAACCTCCCCGGGGCCAAGGTGTCCGGCGGGATCTCCAACGTGAGCTTTTCGTTCCGCGGCAACAACCCGGTCCGCGAGGCGATCCACGCCGTCTTCCTGTTCCACGCGATCGAGGCGGGGCTCGACATGGGCATCGTCAACGCCGGCGCCCTGGTGGTCTACGACCAGGTCGACGCGGAGCTCCGCGAGCGGATCGAGGACGTCGTGCTCAACCGGCGTCCCGACGCCGGCGAGCGGTTGCTCGAGATCGCCGAGCGCTACAACACGGTGAGCGGGGAGGACGACGTCGCCGAGGAGGAGTGGCGATCGCTCCCGGTGGCCGAGCGGATCACCCACTCGCTGGTCAAGGGGATCGACGCCCACATCGAGAGCGACACCGAGCAGCTGCGCGCCGAGATCGTCGATCGGGAGGGGCGCACCATCGAGGTCATCGAGGGTCCGCTCATGGACGGCATGAACGTCGTCGGCGACCTGTTCGGTGCCGGCAAGATGTTCCTTCCGCAGGTGGTCAAGAGCGCCCGGGTCATGAAGAAGGCCGTGGCCTACCTGATCCCCTTCATCGAGGAGGAGAAGGCCCGCGACCCCGAGCTCGCCACCCAGCGCGACACCAACGGGACCGTCGTCATGGCCACCGTCAAGGGCGACGTGCACGACATCGGCAAGAACATCGTCGGCGTCGTGCTGCAGTGCAACAACTACGAGGTCGTCGACCTCGGGGTGATGGTGCCGGCCACCAGGATCCTGGAGACGGCCCGGGAGGTCGGCGCGGACATCATCGGGCTGTCCGGCCTGATCACCCCCTCGCTGGACGAGATGGTCAACGTGGCGAGCGAGATGCAGCGGCAGGGCTTCGAGGTGCCGCTGCTCGTCGGCGGGGCGACCACGTCGCGTGCGCACACGGCGGTCAAGGTCGACGGGCGGTACGACGGCCCGGTGGTCTGGGTCAAGGATGCGTCGCGCTCGGTGCCCACCGTCGCCGCGCTGCTCGGCGATGAGCCTCGTCGCAAGCTGCTGGCCGACGTCCAGGCTGACTACGACGCGCTGCGGGCCCGGCACGCGGCGAGGAACGACCGGCCGATGGTCTCCCTCGCGGAGGCCCGGGAGGCGGCGACGCCGATCGCGTGGGAGGGCTACGAGCCCGCGCGGCCGCGGTTGCTGGACGAGCACCCCGACGGGGTCCGGGTCTTCCGTGACTACGACCTGAGCGAGCTGCGGGACTACATCGACTGGACACCCTTCTTCCAGGCGTGGGAGATGAAGGGGGCCTACCCCGACATCCTCAACAACCCGCACACCGGGCCGGAGGCCCGCAAGCTCCACGACGACGCCCAGACGATGCTGGACCGGGTGGCGGCCGAGGGCTGGCTCACCGGCCATGGAGTCGTCGGGCTGTTCCCGGCCAACAGTGTCGGTGACGACGTCCATGTCTTCCGCGACGAGGAGCGGACCGAGCGCCGCCTGGTGCTGCACATGCTCCGGCAGCAGGGTCGCCACCGCGAGGGGGTCCCCAACCGGTCCCTGAGCGACTACGTGGCCCCGCTCCACACCGGGATCCGTGACTACGTCGGCGCCTTCGCCGTCACCTCGGGACACGGCACTGCCGAGAAGATCGCCGAGTTCAAGGAAGCCCTCGACGACTACGACGCCATCCTGCTCGAGGCGCTCGCCGACCGGCTGGCCGAGGCGTTCGCCGAGCGGATGCACGAGCGCATCCGGACCGAGCTGTGGGGCTACGCCCCCGACGAGCGGCTCGACAACGCGGCGCTGATCCGCGAGCGCTACCGCGGCATCCGACCCGCACCCGGTTACCCGGCCTGCCCCGACCACACCGAGAAGCTGCGGTTGTGGGAGCTCCTCGACGTCGAGGCCACGACTGGCATGCGGCTGACCGAGTCGATGGCGATGTCGCCAGGCGCCTCGGTCTCGGGCTGGTACTTCTCCCACCCGGACTCGCAGTACTTCGTGGTCGGCCGTCTCGGGCGCGACCAGGTCGCCGACTACGCCGAGCGCAAGGGCTGGAGCCTCCGCGAGGCGGAGCGCTGGCTCTCGCCCAACCTCGGCTACGACCCGGAGGACTGACCGTGCCCGGAACCCTCAGGCCCGGTGCGTCCGTGCCTGCCGCCGTGTTGTGGGACATGGACGGCACACTCGTCGACACCGAGCCCTACTGGATCGAGGCGGAGTTCGAGCTCGCCGAGCACCACGGCGGGACGTGGTCGCGGGAGCACGCCCTCGAGCTCGTGGGCAACGACCTGCTCGACTCGGGCCGCTACATCCGCGAGCACATGGGCATCGACCTCGAACCCGCGGAGATCGTGGAGCGGTTGCTCGACGGCGTCGTGCAGCGGGTCGAGAAGGCGGTCCCGTGGCGGCCCGGCGCGCGGGAGCTCCTCTCGCGGCTGGCGGCGGCCGGAGTCCCGTGCGCGCTCGTCACCATGTCGTACCGCCGCTTCGTGGACCCTGTCCTGGCAGCGCTGCCCGAGGCGACCTTCGCCGAGGTGGTGACCGGCGACGCGGTCTCCCACGGCAAGCCGCACCCCGAGCCCTACCTGCGAGCCGCGAGGGCGCTCGGCGTCGAGCCGGACAGCTGTGTCGCGATCGAGGACTCCAACACGGGGGCCAGGTCGGCGGAGACCGCCGGCTGCCGGGTGCTCGTGGTCCCGAACCACGTTCCGGTGCTCGACGGGCCGCGCCGGACCTTCCGCACGACGCTGGCCGACGTCACCGTGGCCGACCTCGCACGGCTCTGAGGAGTCGCTCAGTCCACGTCGTCGGCGGTCAGCTCGCCCGGGTCCGCGGGCGCCGCGGACGGCAGCGGAGGCGGCGTACCCCCGAACTCGGGGCACAGCGACTGGAAGGAGCACCAGTCACACAGCTTCGACCGCCGCGGCCGCCAGTCGCCGGTCTCGGTGGCGCGCTGGATCGCAGCCCAGATGGCCTCGACCTTGCGCTCGGTGGCCAGCAGGTCCTGCTCGTCGGGCTCGTAGCGCACCAGCTCCCCGCTGCCGAGGTAGACCAGCTGCAGCACCGTCGGCACGACGCCCTGCGTGCGCCAGAGCGCGAGGGCGTAGAACTTCATCTGGAAGAGCGCCTTCGCCTCCCAGCCCGGAGCGGGGGCTCGCCCCGACTTGTAGTCGACGACGCGCATCCGGCCGTCGGGGGCGATGTCGAGACGGTCGACGAAGCCCCGGAGCAGGAGCCGGGAGTCGAGGAGCGCCTCGACGTAGAGCTCGCGCTCGGCGGGCTCGAGGCGGCGCGGGTCCTCCAGGGAGAAGTAGCGCTCGAGCACGCTGCGGGAGCCGGCCAGCCAGTCGACGACGTCGTCACCGCCCTCGGGGAACATCTCGGCGAGCTCGGGCTCGGCCGCGAGCAGCTGCTCCCAGGCCGGCGCGAGCATGTCGGCCGCCCGCTCTGGGGTGCGCTGCCCCGCCGGGAGGTCGAAGAGGTCCTCGAGGACCTTGTGGACGAGCGTCCCCCGGACCGCCAGCGGGCTCGACGGCTCCGGCAGCCGGTCGAGGGTGCGGTAGCGGTAGAGCAGCGGACAGGTCATGAAGTCGCCGGCCCGGCTCGGTGAGAGCGCACCGAGCACGTCCACGCCGTCGACGGGCGTCGACAACGGGGTCGCGGGAGAGTCCTTCACGGGCATGTCCTCAGCCTAGGTGAGGGCGCCGACAGCGGTGCCGGGCGACGCGCAGGGGTCGGATAGCCTCGATGGTGTGAACGACAGCCCCGGCCCGCGTCCCGGTCACCGTTCGGGCCCGGCGCCCGAGCGTCCGCCGGGCACGCTGCGGATCGGCACGATCGCGGGCAGCGACGTGCTGGTCACCTCCTCCTGGTTCCTGGTCGCCGCACTGATCGCGGTCCTCATCGCGCCGGGCGTCGAGCGCGAGGTGCCGGGACTCGGGGTCTGGAAGTACGTCGCCGGGCTGGCGTTCGCCGTGCTCCTCTATCTCTCGGTGCTGATGCACGAGGCCTCGCACGCCGTCATGGCGCGTCACTACGGGTTCCCCGTCAGCTCCATCACGCTCCACTTCCTGGGCGGCATGACCGCCATCGAGGGAGAGGCCCGCCGCCCCCGCGAGGAGTTCATGATCGCCGTGGTGGGGCCGTTGACCTCCATCGGCGTCGGCGCGGGAGCCCTGGCCCTGTGGTTCGTCGTCCCCGACGGGCTGCTCAAGCTGGCCACGGGCGGTCTCGTGGTGGCCAACCTGCTCGTGGGCGTGCTCAACCTCGTGCCCGGGCTGCCGCTGGACGGCGGTCGCGTGCTCAAGGCGGGCGTCTGGAAGCTCACCGGGGACCCCCACCGCGGCACGCTCGCCGCGGGGTGGGGCGGTCGCGTCGTGGCGCTCCTCGTCCTGTGCTGGCCGCTGGCGATGCCGCTGCTCGGCTTCGAGCCGGACGTCATCGACCTGGTGCTGGTGTTCGTGATCGCGCTGTTCCTGTGGACCGGTGCCAGCGCCGCCCTGACCTCCACGCGCCTGCGTCGCCGGTTGCCCGCCCTGGTCGCCCGTGACCTGGCCCGCCGCACGATCGCCGTGCCCGACGACCTGCCGCTCGCCGAGGCCGTACGCCGGGCGCAGCAGGCGCAGGCCGGCAGCATCGTGACGGTCACGTCCTCAGGACGGCCCGTGGGCCTGGTCAGCGAGACCGCCCTCGTGGCGACGCCGGAGGAGCGGCGTCCCTGGGTCTCGGTCTCCACCGTCAGCCGCACCCTCGACGA
The genomic region above belongs to Nocardioides coralli and contains:
- a CDS encoding RecB family exonuclease, which produces MPVKDSPATPLSTPVDGVDVLGALSPSRAGDFMTCPLLYRYRTLDRLPEPSSPLAVRGTLVHKVLEDLFDLPAGQRTPERAADMLAPAWEQLLAAEPELAEMFPEGGDDVVDWLAGSRSVLERYFSLEDPRRLEPAERELYVEALLDSRLLLRGFVDRLDIAPDGRMRVVDYKSGRAPAPGWEAKALFQMKFYALALWRTQGVVPTVLQLVYLGSGELVRYEPDEQDLLATERKVEAIWAAIQRATETGDWRPRRSKLCDWCSFQSLCPEFGGTPPPLPSAAPADPGELTADDVD
- a CDS encoding HAD family hydrolase; its protein translation is MLWDMDGTLVDTEPYWIEAEFELAEHHGGTWSREHALELVGNDLLDSGRYIREHMGIDLEPAEIVERLLDGVVQRVEKAVPWRPGARELLSRLAAAGVPCALVTMSYRRFVDPVLAALPEATFAEVVTGDAVSHGKPHPEPYLRAARALGVEPDSCVAIEDSNTGARSAETAGCRVLVVPNHVPVLDGPRRTFRTTLADVTVADLARL
- a CDS encoding site-2 protease family protein, which encodes MNDSPGPRPGHRSGPAPERPPGTLRIGTIAGSDVLVTSSWFLVAALIAVLIAPGVEREVPGLGVWKYVAGLAFAVLLYLSVLMHEASHAVMARHYGFPVSSITLHFLGGMTAIEGEARRPREEFMIAVVGPLTSIGVGAGALALWFVVPDGLLKLATGGLVVANLLVGVLNLVPGLPLDGGRVLKAGVWKLTGDPHRGTLAAGWGGRVVALLVLCWPLAMPLLGFEPDVIDLVLVFVIALFLWTGASAALTSTRLRRRLPALVARDLARRTIAVPDDLPLAEAVRRAQQAQAGSIVTVTSSGRPVGLVSETALVATPEERRPWVSVSTVSRTLDEGLRLPVTLHGEELVRALTQTRADEYLLEEDDGRIYGVLVTADVDRAFREAGARG
- the metH gene encoding methionine synthase, giving the protein MPAPQHRPDATEALTRVLRERILVIDGAMGTLIQGHRLEESDYRGELFADHGRDLRGNADVLSLTQPGIVRDIHRTYLAAGADLVCTNTFTASSISQADYGLEDHCYELNRAAAVLAREAVDELDASAEPRFVAGSLGPTNRTASISPDVNDPGARNVSFDDLVATYVEAARGLVDGGADLLLVETIFDTLNAKAAVFALESLFEEQGRRWPVWLSGTITDASGRTLSGQTTEAFWNSVRHVQPLVVGLNCALGAADLRPYVAELARIADCFVSAHPNAGLPNEFGEYDETPDQMAAVLGEFATSGLVNLVGGCCGTTPDHIAAIATAAKGADPRTPAEPEPALRLSGLEPFAIDGSSLFVNVGERTNITGSARFRKLIKDGDYDTALSVAVQQVDNGAQLIDVNMDEGMIDGVAAMERFLKLVASEPDICRVPVMVDSSKWEVIEAGLKCVQGKPIVNSISLKEGEAAFVEQARRCRRYGAAAVVMAFDEDGQADNLQRRQEICARAYRILVEQVGFPPEDIIFDPNVFAVATGIEEHAAYGRDFIEATRWIKQNLPGAKVSGGISNVSFSFRGNNPVREAIHAVFLFHAIEAGLDMGIVNAGALVVYDQVDAELRERIEDVVLNRRPDAGERLLEIAERYNTVSGEDDVAEEEWRSLPVAERITHSLVKGIDAHIESDTEQLRAEIVDREGRTIEVIEGPLMDGMNVVGDLFGAGKMFLPQVVKSARVMKKAVAYLIPFIEEEKARDPELATQRDTNGTVVMATVKGDVHDIGKNIVGVVLQCNNYEVVDLGVMVPATRILETAREVGADIIGLSGLITPSLDEMVNVASEMQRQGFEVPLLVGGATTSRAHTAVKVDGRYDGPVVWVKDASRSVPTVAALLGDEPRRKLLADVQADYDALRARHAARNDRPMVSLAEAREAATPIAWEGYEPARPRLLDEHPDGVRVFRDYDLSELRDYIDWTPFFQAWEMKGAYPDILNNPHTGPEARKLHDDAQTMLDRVAAEGWLTGHGVVGLFPANSVGDDVHVFRDEERTERRLVLHMLRQQGRHREGVPNRSLSDYVAPLHTGIRDYVGAFAVTSGHGTAEKIAEFKEALDDYDAILLEALADRLAEAFAERMHERIRTELWGYAPDERLDNAALIRERYRGIRPAPGYPACPDHTEKLRLWELLDVEATTGMRLTESMAMSPGASVSGWYFSHPDSQYFVVGRLGRDQVADYAERKGWSLREAERWLSPNLGYDPED